Proteins co-encoded in one Cercospora beticola chromosome 7, complete sequence genomic window:
- a CDS encoding uncharacterized protein (antiSMASH:Cluster_8), whose amino-acid sequence MSAEVLDTGTATTDLSERLEYVPTPEPTPLRDEVAALIEPWRNADTKPPFTTGELIVIVFVIMGKEQMSETEIHSNILRRFSYYCNLAIDSLTYIVEKTCDDGLDEGFDSPIDDFYDALRDSELPVRRKYIDSFHSGYEDASTLVKIFLPAARIYLRHQLEPERLGTFDFMGLPAELREKVYKMLLIYPKRGLCISSSFPDGFVGLVLTPRQRDSPLAVWEAFEKRKYELVCLPKMREVLSILRVSKQICSETLPIFYRNNLFHFPSLEELQKALGIVGREVRQMIDHMQIDLHCLCELDPSFRKAHGFVILFPDLAPKTLVLQRPATVFPQMCLYEDPASVERRTSFEMNPSLMEFVALAQRAKKLEVRGNVRLKTWLEKKLTESGNVVTNDTGKMDSSKQAICEP is encoded by the coding sequence ATGTCGGCCGAAGTACTAGATACCGGTACAGCCACCACCGATCTCTCTGAAAGACTGGAGTATGTGCCCACGCCGGAGCCGACACCACTGCGCGATGAAGTCGCCGCGTTGATCGAGCCATGGCGCAATGCCGATACGAAGCCACCGTTCACAACGGGCGAACTCATCGTGATTGTCTTCGTGATCATGGGGAAGGAGCAGATGTCTGAAACCGAGATACACTCCAACATTCTTCGAAGGTTCTCTTATTATTGCAATCTGGCAATTGACTCCTTGACGTACATAGTCGAAAAGACGTGTGACGACGGACTGGACGAAGGATTTGACTCGCCCATCGATGACTTCTACGATGCGCTGCGCGATTCTGAGCTGCCAGTACGTCGCAAATACATCGACTCGTTTCACTCAGGTTATGAGGACGCCTCAACGTTGGtgaagatcttcttgccagccgCCCGCATATATTTGCGACATCAATTGGAGCCTGAGCGCCTGGGAACCTTTGACTTCATGGGATTGCCCGCAGAGTTGCGCGAGAAGGTCTACAAGATGCTGCTTATCTATCCGAAGCGCGGGCTATGTATTTCATCGTCATTCCCGGATGGATTTGTAGGTCTCGTGCTCACACCGAGACAGCGAGATTCGCCTCTTGCAGTGTGGGAAGCTTTCGAGAAACGCAAATACGAGCTGGTATGCCTACCGAAGATGCGCGAGGTCCTCTCTATTCTGCGGGTGTCCAAGCAGATCTGCTCTGAAACGCTGCCAATTTTCTACCGCAACAACCTCTTCCACTTTCCCTCtctagaagagcttcagAAAGCACTGGGTATTGTGGGGCGGGAAGTAAGACAAATGATCGATCACATGCAGATCGACCTTCACTGCCTCTGTGAACTTGATCCATCATTTAGGAAAGCCCATGGTTTTGTTATCTTGTTTCCCGATCTAGCTCCGAAGACGCTGGTGCTGCAGCGGCCAGCCACTGTCTTTCCTCAGATGTGTCTATACGAGGATCCCGCTTCTGTCGAACGGCGGACCTCATTCGAGATGAATCCAAGTCTCATGGAGTTCGTTGCTCTTGCGCAGCGAGCTAAGAAGCTCGAGGTCAGAGGAAATGTTAGATTGAAGACttggctggagaagaagttgaccGAATCGGGAAACGTGGTCACAAATGACACAGGCAAGATGGACTCGTCCAAGCAGGCTATTTGCGAGCCTTAA